A window from Setaria italica strain Yugu1 chromosome VIII, Setaria_italica_v2.0, whole genome shotgun sequence encodes these proteins:
- the LOC101762663 gene encoding phospholipase A1 EG1, chloroplastic/mitochondrial encodes MAVHLPMPQPSPGLCAKPPHQQRGSASTTAAAVAAVAAPPSTFAPQTTRLSSAPSIAVNVRHAAPAAPVVVSPAERAAKKKGGETLASMWREIQGGGDWAGLVEPLHPLLRAEIVRYGELVASTYKAFDLDAGSKRYLNCKYGKTRMLEAVGMAGAGYAVTRYIYAAPDVALPGAAGRPCPSRWIGYVAVASDETARRLGRRDIAVSFRGTVTGSEWVANMMSSLEPARFDPADPRPDVKVESGFLSVYTSDDATCRFTCGSCRNQLLSEVTRLINKYKHEELSITLAGHSMGSSLALLLGYDLAELGLNRDGSGATVPITVYSFAGPRVGNTGFKNRCDELGVKVLRVVNVNDPITKLPGIFLNENSRVLGGRLELPWSCACYTHVGVELALDFFKARDPACVHDLEAYLGLLKCPKIAKVKKDGEDLVSKARKFLLQQNFDTWRWQMAAIQVGELVQAMGM; translated from the coding sequence ATGGCGGTGCACCTCCCAATGCCTCAGCCTTCACCGGGGCTCTGCGCGAAGCCGCCGCACCAGCAGCGTGGCAGCGCGTCGACGACCGctgcggccgtggcggcggtggccgcgccgccctccacgTTCGCGCCGCAGACGACGCGCCTGTCGTCCGCTCCGTCCATCGCCGTGAACGTCAGgcacgccgcgccggcggctcCGGTTGTCGTCTCGCCCGCCGAGAGAGCGGCGAAGAAGAAGGGCGGCGAGACCCTGGCGAGCATGTGGCGCGAGAtccagggcggcggcgactgggcCGGGCTCGTGGAGCCGCTgcacccgctcctccgcgccgagATCGTCCGGTACGGCGAGCTCGTGGCGTCGACGTACAAGGCGTtcgacctcgacgccggctCCAAACGCTACCTCAACTGCAAGTACGGCAAGACCCGGATGCTCGAGGCCGTCGGCATGGCCGGCGCCGGGTACGCCGTCACGCGGTACATATACGCGGCGCCGGACGTCGCGCTCCCCGGCGCTGCGGGTCGGCCATGCCCGAGCCGGTGGATCGGGTACGTCGCCGTCGCGTCCGACGAGACGGCGCGGCGGCTCGGCCGCCGCGACATCGCCGTGTCGTTCCGCGGCACGGTGACCGGCTCGGAATGGGTCGCTAACATGATGAGCTCCCTCGAGCCGGCGAGGTTCGACCCGGCGGACCCCCGCCCGGACGTCAAGGTCGAGTCGGGGTTCCTCTCCGTCTACACCTCCGACGACGCCACCTGCCGCTTCACCTGCGGCAGCTGCCGGAACCAGCTCCTCTCCGAGGTGACACGCCTCATCAACAAGTACAAGCACGAGGAGCTCAGCATCACCCTTGCTGGCCACAGCATGGGCAGCTCCCTCGCACTCCTCCTCGGCTACGATCTCGCCGAGCTCGGTCTCAACCgcgacggcagcggcgccaCCGTGCCGATCACCGTCTACTCCTTCGCCGGCCCGAGGGTCGGCAACACGGGGTTCAAGAACCGGTGCGACGAGCTCGGGGTGAAGGTGCTGAGGGTGGTGAACGTCAATGACCCCATCACCAAGTTGCCCGGCATTTTCTTGAACGAGAACTCTAGGGTTTTGGGAGGGAGATTGGAGCTCCCATGGAGCTGCGCGTGTTACACGCATGTCGGCGTTGAGCTTGCCCTGGACTTCTTCAAAGCGAGAGATCCTGCTTGCGTGCATGACCTCGAGGCCTACTTAGGGTTGCTCAAGTGCCCTAAGATTGCAAAGGTGAAGAAGGATGGGGAGGATCTTGTAAGCAAGGCTAGGAAGTTTTTGCTTCAGCAAAATTTTGATACTTGGAGGTGGCAAATGGCTGCAATCCAAGTTGGTGAGTTGGTACAGGCCATGGGGATGTAG